The following coding sequences are from one Gadus morhua chromosome 10, gadMor3.0, whole genome shotgun sequence window:
- the LOC115552012 gene encoding carnosine synthase 1 isoform X1 — translation MLSHSHPSHPLQLSLSSLSRMAVPPPDAPPSLQSRHFNPPTYGLEQKLNQLLQQALRELNLPETQDLLPGVEHSDQCLCVLGSPLPYLSMLLEAGQRTQGDALLCLSPSWLSRSSSSSLLVHKAVTFDLGGRTFISNFSPPRKVTYFLSCDPYSNEEVTFETDCPIGSSGPLGRFWGDVLTSRVLLQKASLNTPPTLALLNPSADTPLEEGVVGAVELVLLGKTLKSNLDLIRNKVFSFLESKAVRHADKVVLRRSGGRFVDWAASSKPVYLSLDITEEVWAYVVKLLPGLLPGEAALLEGFCPPLKPQATLEVRTWEEYAGGPPPIPDLSFRLCAVVTRSPQDIPLIYKLVCRVGASDSPLSHHQSLCQSLETTLSECGFTDPMFAVSLRHLATKTALDCLRLVMETESDMSSEKRGGVNAQTDMIGVDLLFTSDGATIKPVVLGFHPSLCLHSSYTEQEWEIQPSGSEMEACRGTLLLTPFIRSQRYLMSGKTVLVIGAGGYSKSFIWEAARHYQLKIVLVDGDPNHFASKMVDHFFAVPEIADHQQDEQHCVLICDWLIASDLHPDGCVCFWDDCVILTSQICDKLRLRGPLPGAVAIAKEKSRTHLHLLSLTKAAGVLTASVELPSGQVDSQADGKDRYKPGMNGSEGETLRALAEFGARDYLTGSADTIESTCTHSLLVASPRFPAHASSPAPDDPFHPCVPLLSPSPSSYAVPCLHVESVSDLNKAAARGLGRPGAAQKGAVRFPAVMKLEYGAGAVGVRKVKSLAESVAHFERIGGDLKEETDHPGIGLGWGNAMTLMEYVGGTEHDIDVVIFNGQLEGAFVSDNGPTRPPTFTETTAQMPSGLAPDKRGQLIRAAYHACLGCGLRDGVYNVELKMTELGPRLIEINARMGGFYLRNWILQLYGVDLVLAAFMVACGVRPRLPSALDLPAGGHFAGVMCVVSQHLQALRTTSSLTYLRSLHQEGAICLNELAAADELIAGEYEEPFCNVAMRDTCAERARQRLLALCQALGLHRPPHYDLTFFLSEFS, via the exons ATG ctctctcactctcacccctcACACCCACTTCAGCTCTCTCTCAGCTCCCTCTCCAGGATGGCTGTTCCACCACCTgacgcccccccctctctccaaagCAGGCATTTCAACCCACCAACATATGGCCTGGAGCAGAAGCTGAACCAGCTCTTGCAGCAGGCCCTCAGGGAACTCAATCTACCTGAAACACAGGACCTACTACCGG GTGTGGAGCACTCGGATCAGTGCCTGTGTGTTCTGGGATCCCCTCTGCCATACCTCTCCATGCTGCTGGAGGCAGGCCAGCGCACCCAAG GAGAtgctctgctctgtctctcgccaTCATGGCTGTcacgctcctcctcttcctccctcctggtGCACAAGGCTGTCACCTTTGACCTCGGGGGCCGCACCTTCATCTCAAACTTCAGCCCTCCTCGAAAGGTCACCTACTTCCTGTCATGTGACCCTTATTCGAATGAGGAAGTCACCTTTGAGACAGACTGCCCGATAGGGAGTTCTGGACCGCTGGGGAGGTTTTGGGGTGATGTCCTGACATCCAGGGTTCTGCTGCAGAAAGCTAGCCTCAACACACCCCCCACCCTGGCACTTCTGAACCCCTCAGCAGACACGCCCTTGGAGGAAGGCGTCGTGGGAGCCGTAGAACTGGTCCTCCTCGGAAAAACGCTGAAAAGCAACCTCGACTTGATCAGAAATAAGGTTTTCTCCTTCCTGGAATCCAAAGCTGTGAGGCATGCCGACAAG GTTGTGTTGAGGCGCAGTGGAGGCCGGTTTGTGGACTGGGCGGCCTCCTCAAAGCCGGTGTATCTCTCACTGGACATCACGGAGGAGGTGTGGGCCTACGTGGTCAAGCTCCTGCCGGGGCTGCTCCCTGGAGAGGCAGCCCTTCTGGAGGGCTTCTGCCCTCCCCTGAAGCCCCAGGCCACCCTGGAGGTTCGCACCTGGGAGGAGTATGCGG GTGGCCCGCCTCCCATCCCTGACCTGTCCTTCAGATTGTGTGCTGTGGTTACCCGCTCCCCACAAGACATCCCTCTCATCTACAAG TTGGTGTGTAGAGTGGGCGCCTCggactctcctctctcccaccatcAGTCTTTGTGTCAGTCCCTGGAGACCACCTTGAGTGAATGCGGCTTTACTGACCCTATGTTCGCTGTCTCGCTCCGTCACTTAGCAACCAAGACTGCCCTGGACTGTCTCCGCCTCGTCATGGAGACAGAGTCCGACATGTCCTCTGAAAAACGAGGAGGCGTCAATGCGCAGACTGACATGATTG GTGTAGACTTGCTCTTCACATCTGACGGAGCCACTATCAAACCTGTGGTCCTGGGCTTCCATCCAAGCCTCTGCCTTCACTCCTCTTACACAGAGCAAGAGTGGGAAATCCAGCCAAGCGGCAGTGAGATGGAGGCGTGTCGCGGGAcgctcctcctcacccccttcaTTCGCTCCCAGCGCTATCTGATGAGCGGGAAGACGGTTCTCGTCATAGGAGCCGGTGGTTACAGTAAGAGCTTCATATGGGAGGCGGCCCGCCATTACCAGCTGAAA ATAGTCCTTGTCGACGGCGACCCCAACCACTTTGCATCCAAGATGGTGGATCACTTCTTCGCCGTCCCGGAGATCGCCGACCACCAACAAGATGAGCAACACTGCGTGCtcatctgtgattggctgattgcCTCCGACCTTCACCCGGACGGCTGCGTTTGCTTCTGGGATGACTGCGTGATCCTGACGTCGCAGATCTGCGACAAGCTCCGCCTGAGGGGTCCTCTCCCAGGGGCCGTGGCCATCGCCAAGGAGAAGAGCAGAACCCACCTGCACCTTCTGTCGCTGACAAAGGCTGCGGGGGTCCTAACCGCGTCCGTAGAGCTGCCCTCTGGTCAGGTGGATAGCCAGGCTGACGGGAAGGACAGATACAAACCAGGAATGAACGGCTCAGAAGGGGAAACCTTAAGAGCCCTTGCCGAATTTGGTGCGAGGGATTACCTCACTGGCTCCGCAGACACGATCGAGAGCACTTGCACACATTCCTTATTGGTTGCTTCCCCACGCTTCCCGGCACACGCTTCCTCCCCTGCCCCTGATGATCCATTCCATCCATGCgttcccctgctctctccatctcccagcTCCTACGCGGTGCCCTGCCTCCACGTGGAGAGCGTCTCGGACCTGAATAAGGCAGCAGCGCGAGGCCTGGGCCGACCAGGAGCCGCTCAGAAAGGGGCCGTGAGGTTTCCAGCTGTGATGAAGCTGGAGTACGGTGCGGGTGCCGTCGGCGTCAGGAAAGTAAAATCCCTGGCCGAGAGCGTCGCCCATTTTGAACGAATCGGAGGTGACCTGAAGGAGGAGACGGACCACCCGGGCATCGGGCTGGGCTGGGGGAACGCCATGACCCTGATGGAGTACGTAGGCGGCACCGAACACGACATCGACGTCGTCATATTCAACGGCCAACTCGAGGGGGCCTTCGTGTCCGACAACGGCCCCACCCGACCCCCGACCTTCACCGAGACCACGGCCCAGATGCCCTCGGGACTGGCCCCGGACAAGCGTGGCCAGCTGATCAGGGCGGCCTACCACGCCTGCCTGGGCTGCGGCCTGCGCGACGGCGTGTACAATGTGGAGCTGAAGATGACGGAGCTGGGCCCGCGCCTGATCGAGATCAACGCCCGCATGGGGGGCTTCTACCTGCGCAACTGGATCCTTCAGCTGTACGGCGTGGACCTCGTGCTGGCGGCCTTCATGGTGGCGTGCGGCGTGCGGCCCCGCCTGCCCTCTGCCTTAGACCTGCCGGCGGGGGGGCACTTTGCCGGGGTGATGTGCGTGGTGTCCCAGCACCTCCAGGCCCTGAGGACTACGTCCAGCCTCACCTACCTACGGAGCCTGCACCAGGAAGGAGCCATCTGCCTCAACGAGCTGGCGGCGGCCGACGAACTCATCGCAGGGGAGTACGAGGAGCCCTTCTGTAACGTGGCGATGAGGGACACCTGCGCCGAGAGAGCCCGCCAGCGTCTGCTCGCCCTCTGCCAGGCCCTGGGGCTACACCGCCCCCCACACTATGACCTCACCTTCTTCCTGTCTGAGTTTAGTTAA
- the LOC115552012 gene encoding carnosine synthase 1 isoform X2, translated as MAVPPPDAPPSLQSRHFNPPTYGLEQKLNQLLQQALRELNLPETQDLLPGVEHSDQCLCVLGSPLPYLSMLLEAGQRTQGDALLCLSPSWLSRSSSSSLLVHKAVTFDLGGRTFISNFSPPRKVTYFLSCDPYSNEEVTFETDCPIGSSGPLGRFWGDVLTSRVLLQKASLNTPPTLALLNPSADTPLEEGVVGAVELVLLGKTLKSNLDLIRNKVFSFLESKAVRHADKVVLRRSGGRFVDWAASSKPVYLSLDITEEVWAYVVKLLPGLLPGEAALLEGFCPPLKPQATLEVRTWEEYAGGPPPIPDLSFRLCAVVTRSPQDIPLIYKLVCRVGASDSPLSHHQSLCQSLETTLSECGFTDPMFAVSLRHLATKTALDCLRLVMETESDMSSEKRGGVNAQTDMIGVDLLFTSDGATIKPVVLGFHPSLCLHSSYTEQEWEIQPSGSEMEACRGTLLLTPFIRSQRYLMSGKTVLVIGAGGYSKSFIWEAARHYQLKIVLVDGDPNHFASKMVDHFFAVPEIADHQQDEQHCVLICDWLIASDLHPDGCVCFWDDCVILTSQICDKLRLRGPLPGAVAIAKEKSRTHLHLLSLTKAAGVLTASVELPSGQVDSQADGKDRYKPGMNGSEGETLRALAEFGARDYLTGSADTIESTCTHSLLVASPRFPAHASSPAPDDPFHPCVPLLSPSPSSYAVPCLHVESVSDLNKAAARGLGRPGAAQKGAVRFPAVMKLEYGAGAVGVRKVKSLAESVAHFERIGGDLKEETDHPGIGLGWGNAMTLMEYVGGTEHDIDVVIFNGQLEGAFVSDNGPTRPPTFTETTAQMPSGLAPDKRGQLIRAAYHACLGCGLRDGVYNVELKMTELGPRLIEINARMGGFYLRNWILQLYGVDLVLAAFMVACGVRPRLPSALDLPAGGHFAGVMCVVSQHLQALRTTSSLTYLRSLHQEGAICLNELAAADELIAGEYEEPFCNVAMRDTCAERARQRLLALCQALGLHRPPHYDLTFFLSEFS; from the exons ATGGCTGTTCCACCACCTgacgcccccccctctctccaaagCAGGCATTTCAACCCACCAACATATGGCCTGGAGCAGAAGCTGAACCAGCTCTTGCAGCAGGCCCTCAGGGAACTCAATCTACCTGAAACACAGGACCTACTACCGG GTGTGGAGCACTCGGATCAGTGCCTGTGTGTTCTGGGATCCCCTCTGCCATACCTCTCCATGCTGCTGGAGGCAGGCCAGCGCACCCAAG GAGAtgctctgctctgtctctcgccaTCATGGCTGTcacgctcctcctcttcctccctcctggtGCACAAGGCTGTCACCTTTGACCTCGGGGGCCGCACCTTCATCTCAAACTTCAGCCCTCCTCGAAAGGTCACCTACTTCCTGTCATGTGACCCTTATTCGAATGAGGAAGTCACCTTTGAGACAGACTGCCCGATAGGGAGTTCTGGACCGCTGGGGAGGTTTTGGGGTGATGTCCTGACATCCAGGGTTCTGCTGCAGAAAGCTAGCCTCAACACACCCCCCACCCTGGCACTTCTGAACCCCTCAGCAGACACGCCCTTGGAGGAAGGCGTCGTGGGAGCCGTAGAACTGGTCCTCCTCGGAAAAACGCTGAAAAGCAACCTCGACTTGATCAGAAATAAGGTTTTCTCCTTCCTGGAATCCAAAGCTGTGAGGCATGCCGACAAG GTTGTGTTGAGGCGCAGTGGAGGCCGGTTTGTGGACTGGGCGGCCTCCTCAAAGCCGGTGTATCTCTCACTGGACATCACGGAGGAGGTGTGGGCCTACGTGGTCAAGCTCCTGCCGGGGCTGCTCCCTGGAGAGGCAGCCCTTCTGGAGGGCTTCTGCCCTCCCCTGAAGCCCCAGGCCACCCTGGAGGTTCGCACCTGGGAGGAGTATGCGG GTGGCCCGCCTCCCATCCCTGACCTGTCCTTCAGATTGTGTGCTGTGGTTACCCGCTCCCCACAAGACATCCCTCTCATCTACAAG TTGGTGTGTAGAGTGGGCGCCTCggactctcctctctcccaccatcAGTCTTTGTGTCAGTCCCTGGAGACCACCTTGAGTGAATGCGGCTTTACTGACCCTATGTTCGCTGTCTCGCTCCGTCACTTAGCAACCAAGACTGCCCTGGACTGTCTCCGCCTCGTCATGGAGACAGAGTCCGACATGTCCTCTGAAAAACGAGGAGGCGTCAATGCGCAGACTGACATGATTG GTGTAGACTTGCTCTTCACATCTGACGGAGCCACTATCAAACCTGTGGTCCTGGGCTTCCATCCAAGCCTCTGCCTTCACTCCTCTTACACAGAGCAAGAGTGGGAAATCCAGCCAAGCGGCAGTGAGATGGAGGCGTGTCGCGGGAcgctcctcctcacccccttcaTTCGCTCCCAGCGCTATCTGATGAGCGGGAAGACGGTTCTCGTCATAGGAGCCGGTGGTTACAGTAAGAGCTTCATATGGGAGGCGGCCCGCCATTACCAGCTGAAA ATAGTCCTTGTCGACGGCGACCCCAACCACTTTGCATCCAAGATGGTGGATCACTTCTTCGCCGTCCCGGAGATCGCCGACCACCAACAAGATGAGCAACACTGCGTGCtcatctgtgattggctgattgcCTCCGACCTTCACCCGGACGGCTGCGTTTGCTTCTGGGATGACTGCGTGATCCTGACGTCGCAGATCTGCGACAAGCTCCGCCTGAGGGGTCCTCTCCCAGGGGCCGTGGCCATCGCCAAGGAGAAGAGCAGAACCCACCTGCACCTTCTGTCGCTGACAAAGGCTGCGGGGGTCCTAACCGCGTCCGTAGAGCTGCCCTCTGGTCAGGTGGATAGCCAGGCTGACGGGAAGGACAGATACAAACCAGGAATGAACGGCTCAGAAGGGGAAACCTTAAGAGCCCTTGCCGAATTTGGTGCGAGGGATTACCTCACTGGCTCCGCAGACACGATCGAGAGCACTTGCACACATTCCTTATTGGTTGCTTCCCCACGCTTCCCGGCACACGCTTCCTCCCCTGCCCCTGATGATCCATTCCATCCATGCgttcccctgctctctccatctcccagcTCCTACGCGGTGCCCTGCCTCCACGTGGAGAGCGTCTCGGACCTGAATAAGGCAGCAGCGCGAGGCCTGGGCCGACCAGGAGCCGCTCAGAAAGGGGCCGTGAGGTTTCCAGCTGTGATGAAGCTGGAGTACGGTGCGGGTGCCGTCGGCGTCAGGAAAGTAAAATCCCTGGCCGAGAGCGTCGCCCATTTTGAACGAATCGGAGGTGACCTGAAGGAGGAGACGGACCACCCGGGCATCGGGCTGGGCTGGGGGAACGCCATGACCCTGATGGAGTACGTAGGCGGCACCGAACACGACATCGACGTCGTCATATTCAACGGCCAACTCGAGGGGGCCTTCGTGTCCGACAACGGCCCCACCCGACCCCCGACCTTCACCGAGACCACGGCCCAGATGCCCTCGGGACTGGCCCCGGACAAGCGTGGCCAGCTGATCAGGGCGGCCTACCACGCCTGCCTGGGCTGCGGCCTGCGCGACGGCGTGTACAATGTGGAGCTGAAGATGACGGAGCTGGGCCCGCGCCTGATCGAGATCAACGCCCGCATGGGGGGCTTCTACCTGCGCAACTGGATCCTTCAGCTGTACGGCGTGGACCTCGTGCTGGCGGCCTTCATGGTGGCGTGCGGCGTGCGGCCCCGCCTGCCCTCTGCCTTAGACCTGCCGGCGGGGGGGCACTTTGCCGGGGTGATGTGCGTGGTGTCCCAGCACCTCCAGGCCCTGAGGACTACGTCCAGCCTCACCTACCTACGGAGCCTGCACCAGGAAGGAGCCATCTGCCTCAACGAGCTGGCGGCGGCCGACGAACTCATCGCAGGGGAGTACGAGGAGCCCTTCTGTAACGTGGCGATGAGGGACACCTGCGCCGAGAGAGCCCGCCAGCGTCTGCTCGCCCTCTGCCAGGCCCTGGGGCTACACCGCCCCCCACACTATGACCTCACCTTCTTCCTGTCTGAGTTTAGTTAA